One segment of Deltaproteobacteria bacterium HGW-Deltaproteobacteria-4 DNA contains the following:
- a CDS encoding ADP-ribose pyrophosphatase, whose product MSTNSTELYAGKVLRLCRETHTLPNGRTGHFEIVHHSGGAAILPILPNNEVLLIRQFRPVAGRMVIEIPAGRLDPGEAPADCARRELEEETGYRVGKLIDLGSTLPSVGYTDERIHLFAARELMAGTMAQEDHEFIEFLPLPLSEAIAMAGDGRIDDAKTQLALLLYALKTGCCR is encoded by the coding sequence ATGAGCACCAACTCTACGGAACTTTATGCCGGCAAGGTTCTCCGCCTCTGTCGCGAAACCCACACCCTGCCCAATGGACGCACCGGCCATTTCGAGATCGTCCACCATAGCGGCGGTGCTGCCATCCTGCCGATATTGCCGAACAACGAAGTTCTGCTCATCCGCCAGTTTCGGCCGGTGGCTGGAAGGATGGTCATCGAGATTCCGGCCGGCCGCCTCGATCCTGGCGAAGCGCCGGCTGATTGCGCCCGGCGCGAACTCGAAGAGGAGACGGGGTACCGCGTCGGCAAGCTCATCGATCTCGGTTCGACCCTCCCTTCGGTCGGCTATACCGACGAACGGATTCACCTCTTTGCGGCGCGGGAGCTGATGGCGGGGACAATGGCGCAGGAAGACCATGAGTTTATCGAATTCCTCCCGCTTCCACTAAGTGAAGCGATCGCCATGGCCGGGGATGGGCGCATTGACGACGCCAAGACCCAGTTGGCCCTCCTTCTTTATGCCCTGAAAACGGGATGCTGCCGATGA
- a CDS encoding alkene reductase has protein sequence MQLFSPYQLGATALKNRVVMAPMTRNRAIGNLANDLMAEYYGQRASAGLIVTEGTSPSPHGLGYARIPGLYAPEQTVAWKQVTRAVHMRGGKIFVQLMHTGRVGSPLNLPAGVELLAPSALAVLGRIWTDSQGEQPYGMPRAMTTDDIQRTVKEYAQAAENAIAAGFDGVEIHGANGYLVNQFLDPAANQRHDLYGDDSTNRNRFALDVAVAVTTAIGAARVGIRLSPYGVFNDMSGDYAGIAGQYTALAAALGQLQLTYLHLVDHSSMGAPKPNAATVQAICQAFRAAGGAAVILSGGYDQERAETDLSRGAADLVAFGRPFIANPDLVARMQHVWPLAVPDSATFYSADAAGYSDYPPYSPPSP, from the coding sequence ATGCAACTTTTTTCTCCTTATCAGCTCGGTGCTACGGCACTTAAGAACCGCGTCGTCATGGCGCCGATGACCCGCAACCGGGCTATCGGCAATCTCGCCAACGATCTGATGGCGGAATATTACGGACAGCGCGCTTCTGCCGGCCTGATTGTCACCGAGGGGACTTCACCTTCCCCGCATGGCCTCGGTTATGCCCGTATCCCCGGCCTTTATGCGCCGGAGCAGACTGTCGCCTGGAAGCAGGTGACGCGGGCCGTGCATATGCGCGGCGGCAAGATCTTTGTCCAACTCATGCATACCGGTCGGGTCGGAAGTCCCCTCAACCTTCCGGCCGGCGTGGAGCTTCTCGCCCCTTCGGCGCTCGCCGTCCTTGGCAGGATCTGGACCGACAGTCAGGGGGAGCAGCCGTATGGGATGCCGCGGGCGATGACAACGGATGATATCCAGCGTACGGTCAAGGAATATGCCCAGGCCGCCGAAAATGCCATCGCCGCCGGTTTCGACGGGGTGGAGATTCACGGCGCCAACGGTTATCTGGTCAACCAGTTCCTCGATCCTGCTGCCAATCAACGCCATGACCTTTATGGTGATGACAGCACCAACCGCAACCGCTTTGCTCTGGATGTCGCAGTTGCCGTCACCACCGCCATCGGTGCGGCGCGGGTCGGCATCCGTCTCTCTCCTTACGGCGTCTTCAACGACATGTCCGGCGATTATGCCGGCATTGCCGGGCAATATACCGCGTTGGCCGCGGCGTTGGGGCAGCTGCAACTGACCTACCTGCATCTCGTCGATCACTCCTCCATGGGGGCGCCGAAACCGAATGCGGCGACGGTGCAGGCCATCTGTCAGGCCTTTCGTGCGGCCGGCGGCGCGGCGGTGATCCTGTCCGGAGGTTATGATCAAGAGCGGGCAGAGACCGACCTGAGCCGCGGTGCCGCCGATCTCGTCGCCTTTGGCCGCCCCTTTATCGCCAATCCCGATCTGGTGGCACGTATGCAACATGTCTGGCCATTGGCCGTCCCGGACTCGGCCACTTTTTACAGCGCCGATGCCGCCGGTTATAGCGACTATCCGCCGTATAGCCCTCCATCGCCATGA
- a CDS encoding NAD(+) diphosphatase: MSPFPRHYLSTVHLPFNSTCLAGRFTPEPPDAAREGEGYWLLIMAGELLLREDATGLRLPQEEILPAGLVAAAPPLHIGVWDGLPCRVAAISRDCPLPPGWVRESFSSAVPRLSIEFASLAALAHQILRWEKESRYCAACSGILDRVGGGWGKCCPNCQTLRFPAIHPCVIVLIHRPGELLLARKAEWPAGRYSLVAGFLDFGEALEETVVREIKEETGVTVKDICYIGSQAWPFPGQIMAGFTAEYAGGELCVDPHELEDARWFSLDALPELPPPRSIARFLIDQHLGAAMGGPLVSSSFCHRRYRLVPARIGMLRFLVEGYDGTLFLRTIEASTAVVELSWSETCAADAEGILAALSAELEMVLEVDL, from the coding sequence ATGAGCCCTTTCCCCCGCCATTACCTCTCGACCGTTCATCTTCCTTTCAATAGCACCTGCCTGGCCGGGCGTTTTACGCCAGAGCCCCCGGATGCTGCAAGGGAGGGGGAGGGCTATTGGCTGCTGATCATGGCCGGTGAACTGTTGCTGCGCGAAGATGCGACCGGTCTACGCCTGCCGCAGGAAGAGATCTTGCCGGCGGGGCTGGTTGCTGCCGCGCCCCCCCTGCATATCGGCGTTTGGGACGGTCTCCCCTGCCGGGTCGCGGCGATCTCCCGTGATTGTCCCCTGCCGCCCGGCTGGGTGCGGGAGAGTTTCAGCAGCGCCGTTCCGCGCCTCTCTATCGAGTTCGCCTCTCTGGCGGCCCTTGCCCATCAGATCCTGCGCTGGGAAAAGGAAAGCCGTTACTGTGCAGCGTGCAGCGGCATCCTTGACCGGGTTGGCGGCGGCTGGGGGAAGTGCTGCCCAAACTGTCAGACCCTCCGCTTTCCGGCGATTCATCCCTGCGTGATTGTACTGATTCATCGTCCCGGCGAACTTCTTCTCGCCCGCAAGGCCGAGTGGCCGGCGGGCCGCTACAGTCTGGTCGCCGGTTTTCTCGATTTTGGTGAGGCCCTCGAAGAAACGGTGGTCCGCGAGATAAAAGAAGAGACAGGGGTCACGGTCAAGGATATCTGTTACATCGGCAGTCAGGCCTGGCCCTTTCCGGGTCAGATCATGGCGGGATTTACTGCCGAGTACGCTGGTGGCGAGCTCTGTGTCGATCCGCACGAGCTTGAGGATGCGCGATGGTTCTCCCTTGACGCTCTCCCCGAACTGCCGCCCCCCCGCAGTATCGCCCGTTTTCTTATCGATCAGCATCTTGGAGCAGCGATGGGCGGGCCGTTGGTTTCCTCCTCTTTTTGCCATCGCCGCTACCGTCTGGTGCCAGCCCGGATCGGCATGCTCCGTTTTCTTGTTGAAGGCTACGATGGCACCCTCTTTCTGCGCACCATCGAAGCATCGACAGCCGTTGTCGAGCTGAGTTGGTCAGAGACTTGTGCTGCTGATGCCGAAGGAATTCTGGCTGCCCTCAGTGCCGAACTGGAGATGGTGTTGGAAGTAGACTTGTGA
- a CDS encoding ABC transporter ATP-binding protein: protein MPSSSNQATMNALHFLTPYLRRYFLPVLAGALWLTVTNILGAMLPWLLKVGIDAIASQDEQSLTIAALGLGGVAIVRGGTRLLSRFRFLHSARAVELDLRADLMRGLLAKPFDFFDRHRTGDLLSRFTNDLSNVRMLAGFGVLTMVNSLLVYIVTLVMLLRLSPTLSAIALIPYPLMFLFVKKMSKRMMALTTASQESLGRVSQAVEETVSGETVVRAFALGGVRIRHFAGCNADYLQRNLDLAKLRAFIMPVMTIVGPIGALLTLYFGGKMVSSGEFTLGELVAFTAYLAQLVMPTLTLGWVMTLMQRCAASMERLSTVLGGEPPAPPLPPLLAPPAIVVHNLSFGYDSGPEVLKEISLTIPAGSVVGIVGPTGSGKSTLLRLLTGLYTPPAGTIFIDNADLASLDGGEYRRRLAVVPQEGRLFSGSIEENLLYGVPEGDDDLLQRVSEEVALSDEIARFPRGYQTKVGEGGVAISGGQRQRVCLGRALARDGGLWLLDDPLSHLDAATARTVWSALRSRLDGRTVLVTSSRVSFLADVDTILLFENGKIVARGTHAELLDSSPLYARLAEQEKLRDEVEEIA from the coding sequence ATGCCATCCTCAAGCAACCAGGCGACGATGAACGCTCTGCACTTCCTCACTCCCTACCTGCGCCGCTACTTCCTGCCGGTTTTGGCCGGGGCCCTCTGGCTGACCGTGACTAACATCCTCGGCGCCATGCTCCCCTGGCTGCTCAAGGTTGGGATAGACGCCATTGCCAGCCAGGACGAACAAAGCCTCACCATCGCCGCCCTCGGTCTCGGCGGGGTGGCGATCGTGCGCGGCGGCACCCGCCTCCTGTCCCGCTTCCGCTTTCTCCACAGCGCCCGGGCGGTGGAGCTCGACCTGCGGGCTGACCTGATGCGCGGCCTCCTCGCCAAACCCTTTGATTTCTTTGACCGCCATCGCACCGGCGACCTATTGTCCCGCTTTACCAACGATCTCAGCAACGTGCGGATGCTGGCCGGTTTCGGGGTGCTGACCATGGTCAACTCCCTCCTCGTCTACATCGTCACTCTGGTGATGCTCCTGCGCCTCTCCCCGACCTTGTCCGCGATTGCCCTCATCCCCTATCCCTTGATGTTCCTCTTTGTCAAAAAGATGAGCAAGCGGATGATGGCCCTCACCACCGCTTCCCAGGAGAGTCTCGGCCGGGTCAGTCAGGCGGTCGAAGAGACCGTCTCCGGTGAAACAGTGGTTCGCGCTTTTGCACTAGGGGGCGTCCGGATTCGCCACTTTGCCGGTTGTAATGCCGATTATCTGCAACGCAACCTCGACCTGGCAAAGTTACGGGCCTTTATCATGCCGGTGATGACCATCGTCGGCCCGATCGGCGCCCTCCTCACCCTCTACTTCGGCGGAAAAATGGTCAGCTCCGGCGAATTCACCCTCGGTGAGCTCGTCGCCTTTACCGCTTATCTCGCCCAACTGGTGATGCCGACCCTGACCCTCGGCTGGGTGATGACCCTGATGCAGCGCTGCGCCGCCAGTATGGAGCGGCTCAGCACCGTCCTCGGCGGCGAGCCCCCGGCTCCACCACTACCTCCCCTCCTCGCGCCGCCGGCTATCGTTGTCCACAACCTCAGCTTCGGCTACGACAGCGGTCCGGAAGTCCTCAAGGAGATCTCCCTCACCATCCCCGCCGGCAGCGTCGTCGGCATCGTCGGGCCGACCGGCTCCGGCAAGAGCACCCTGCTGCGCCTCCTCACCGGCCTTTACACGCCGCCGGCCGGGACGATCTTCATCGACAACGCCGATCTTGCCTCCCTCGATGGCGGCGAGTATCGCCGCCGCCTCGCAGTCGTCCCGCAGGAAGGACGCCTCTTCTCCGGTTCGATCGAAGAGAATCTCCTTTACGGTGTGCCGGAGGGTGACGATGATCTGCTGCAACGGGTGAGCGAAGAAGTGGCTCTCAGCGATGAGATTGCCCGCTTCCCGCGGGGCTATCAAACCAAAGTCGGCGAAGGCGGGGTAGCGATCTCCGGCGGCCAGCGCCAGCGCGTTTGCCTCGGCCGCGCCCTCGCCCGTGACGGAGGCCTTTGGTTATTGGACGATCCCCTCAGCCACCTTGACGCGGCCACCGCCCGCACTGTCTGGAGTGCGCTGCGCAGCCGTCTTGACGGTCGCACGGTGTTGGTGACCTCCAGTCGCGTCTCTTTTCTTGCCGATGTCGACACCATCCTCCTCTTCGAGAACGGTAAAATTGTCGCCCGCGGCACCCACGCCGAACTCCTCGACAGTTCCCCCCTCTACGCCCGCCTTGCCGAGCAGGAGAAGTTGCGGGACGAAGTAGAGGAGATCGCATGA
- a CDS encoding glyceraldehyde-3-phosphate dehydrogenase yields MDLMKPEKYFADWLEREELAEMMLPLIGRLYRRGVVITVYARTLSNGSAIDILKAHRFARQILENDLSVRETAPVLVALSRLDLAPCRIDIGKLTVRYLAENSGDVDAFVCRELAEVNTGQAPVLEKPRDVVLYGFGRIGRLLARILTEKTGGGDKLRLRAAVVRKGSDDDLMKRASLLRRDSIHGHFNGAITIDEEENAIIANGNMIRIIYADAPEKVDYTEYGINDAILIDNTGKWRDREGLSRHLAAQGISKVILTAPGKGDVPNVVFGINNELITANEAIFSAASCTTNAIVPVLKAVHDRFTIVNGHVETCHSYTNDQNLIDNYHKASRRGRSAPLNMVITETGAAKAVAKVLPELSGKLTGNAIRVPTPNVSLAILNLTLGKETSVQELNSYLRDISLESPLQNQIDYTNSPEVVSSDFVGSRHAGIVDSLATIVQGNRCVLYIWYDNEFGYSCQVVRMVQRMAGVELPAFPK; encoded by the coding sequence ATGGACCTCATGAAACCGGAAAAATATTTCGCTGACTGGCTGGAACGGGAAGAGCTCGCCGAGATGATGCTCCCCCTGATCGGCCGGCTTTATCGCCGCGGCGTGGTCATCACCGTTTACGCCCGTACCCTGTCGAACGGTTCGGCCATCGATATTCTCAAGGCGCACCGTTTTGCCCGCCAGATTCTGGAAAATGACCTTTCGGTGCGTGAAACCGCCCCGGTTCTCGTCGCCCTCAGCCGCCTTGATCTCGCCCCCTGTCGCATCGATATCGGCAAGCTGACGGTGCGTTATCTCGCCGAAAATAGCGGTGATGTCGACGCTTTCGTGTGTCGCGAACTCGCCGAGGTCAATACCGGCCAAGCGCCGGTGCTGGAGAAGCCACGCGATGTCGTTCTGTACGGATTCGGCCGCATCGGCCGCCTCCTCGCCCGTATCCTCACCGAGAAGACCGGTGGCGGCGACAAGCTGCGGTTGCGCGCCGCCGTGGTGCGTAAAGGGAGCGATGACGATCTGATGAAGCGCGCCTCGCTGCTGCGACGCGATTCGATTCATGGCCATTTCAACGGCGCCATCACCATCGATGAAGAAGAGAATGCCATTATTGCCAATGGCAATATGATCCGGATTATCTACGCCGATGCCCCTGAAAAGGTCGATTACACCGAGTATGGGATCAACGACGCCATCCTCATCGATAACACCGGCAAGTGGCGGGATCGTGAAGGGTTGAGTCGTCACCTCGCCGCGCAGGGGATTTCCAAGGTCATCCTCACCGCACCGGGCAAAGGGGATGTGCCGAATGTCGTCTTCGGCATCAACAACGAACTCATTACCGCCAACGAGGCGATCTTTTCGGCAGCGAGCTGCACCACCAACGCTATCGTGCCGGTCCTCAAGGCGGTCCATGATCGTTTCACCATCGTCAATGGCCATGTCGAGACCTGTCACAGCTACACCAACGACCAGAATCTTATCGACAATTACCACAAAGCTTCGCGGCGCGGCCGTAGCGCCCCACTCAACATGGTCATCACCGAGACCGGCGCTGCCAAGGCCGTGGCTAAAGTCCTTCCGGAGCTGAGTGGAAAATTGACCGGTAACGCCATTCGCGTGCCGACCCCCAACGTTTCGCTAGCGATTCTTAACCTGACCCTCGGTAAAGAGACGAGTGTCCAGGAATTGAACAGTTACCTGCGCGATATCTCTCTGGAATCTCCCCTTCAGAATCAGATCGACTACACCAACTCCCCCGAGGTCGTCTCCAGCGACTTTGTCGGTTCCCGCCATGCCGGCATCGTCGATTCTCTCGCTACTATCGTCCAGGGCAATCGTTGTGTCCTGTATATCTGGTACGATAACGAGTTTGGTTATAGCTGCCAGGTTGTACGCATGGTACAGCGCATGGCCGGGGTGGAGTTGCCGGCTTTTCCGAAATAG
- a CDS encoding DUF1499 domain-containing protein, giving the protein MTLLTAILTACAGERPKNLGVKDGVLAACPSSPNCVSSFAADEGHRITPFSFGDEPAAAFARLTQMLRQRSDATIIEEGSGYLRVELRTTLFVDDAEFLLDEENKVIHLRSASRLGYSDLGKNRSRVEEIRAAFSRGG; this is encoded by the coding sequence ATGACACTCTTGACTGCAATTCTGACGGCCTGCGCCGGGGAGCGACCGAAGAATCTTGGCGTTAAAGATGGAGTTTTGGCGGCGTGCCCCTCGTCCCCCAACTGCGTATCGAGTTTCGCTGCCGACGAAGGACATCGGATTACGCCGTTTTCCTTTGGTGACGAACCGGCCGCTGCTTTTGCCAGGCTTACGCAGATGCTTCGCCAGCGTAGCGATGCGACGATCATCGAAGAAGGGAGCGGCTATCTGCGCGTCGAGCTCCGCACCACTCTCTTTGTCGATGATGCCGAGTTTCTTTTGGACGAGGAGAATAAGGTGATCCACCTCCGCTCCGCCTCCCGCCTGGGCTATTCCGATCTCGGCAAGAACCGCAGTCGGGTTGAAGAGATTCGGGCAGCGTTCAGTCGTGGAGGATAA
- a CDS encoding nitroreductase, whose product MLNFLVNQQVCTKCGQCVADCPPRIIAMEGGFPCIVPEKEILCYKCQHCLAICPTAAISILGLQPENSRPLAGNYPDAGQLEVLIKGRRSVRRYKEENLQPELLQHLLEVAWHAPTGVNSRQVLFTVVDDRAKLAQLRDEVMAGLGRLVQENALPEGRGFYADFVRMWEEKQVDVIFRGAPHLLIASVPPNVPTPLPDCVISLAYFELFAQANGVGTVWNGLAKWAINDLVPSARRTLGIPDDHLIGYVMAFGKPAVHYSRTVQHGPALIQRMR is encoded by the coding sequence ATGCTGAATTTTCTCGTTAATCAACAGGTCTGCACCAAATGCGGCCAGTGTGTCGCCGATTGCCCGCCGCGCATTATTGCCATGGAGGGCGGTTTTCCCTGCATTGTCCCGGAGAAGGAAATTCTTTGCTACAAATGTCAGCACTGTCTCGCTATCTGCCCGACTGCCGCGATCTCCATCCTCGGTTTGCAGCCCGAAAACAGTCGTCCGCTGGCCGGTAACTATCCTGATGCCGGACAGTTGGAGGTTTTGATCAAGGGACGGCGTTCGGTGCGGCGCTACAAAGAGGAAAATCTTCAACCGGAACTGCTTCAGCACCTGCTGGAGGTGGCGTGGCACGCTCCCACCGGTGTCAATTCGCGGCAAGTCCTCTTCACCGTCGTCGATGATCGTGCCAAGCTGGCGCAACTGCGGGACGAGGTGATGGCCGGGCTCGGTCGATTGGTGCAGGAGAATGCCCTGCCGGAAGGGCGGGGATTTTATGCTGACTTTGTCCGGATGTGGGAAGAGAAGCAGGTCGATGTTATCTTTCGCGGTGCCCCGCATCTGCTCATTGCTTCAGTACCGCCGAATGTTCCGACGCCTCTTCCTGACTGCGTTATCTCTCTGGCCTACTTCGAGCTCTTCGCCCAAGCCAACGGCGTCGGTACGGTCTGGAATGGTCTCGCCAAATGGGCGATCAACGATCTCGTCCCGTCGGCCCGCCGCACCCTCGGCATCCCCGACGACCATCTCATCGGCTACGTCATGGCCTTCGGCAAGCCGGCAGTGCATTATTCCCGCACTGTACAGCACGGGCCGGCGTTGATTCAGCGGATGAGATAA
- a CDS encoding pyridoxamine 5'-phosphate oxidase yields MNLQEAFKNYGLGVMATANAAGAVNTAVYAHPHVIDEQTLVWGMTDGRTFHNLTENPQASYLFRESGPGFRGVRVALDLIKTAEGGEMLATIKQNTNEVVGPGAGAAVTHAVWFKVVEIRPLI; encoded by the coding sequence ATGAATCTTCAGGAAGCTTTCAAAAATTACGGACTCGGGGTCATGGCCACGGCCAACGCCGCCGGCGCTGTCAATACAGCAGTTTATGCCCACCCCCATGTTATCGATGAGCAGACCCTCGTCTGGGGGATGACCGATGGGCGGACCTTCCACAATCTTACCGAAAACCCCCAAGCCTCCTACCTCTTTCGCGAATCCGGCCCCGGCTTTCGGGGTGTGCGGGTGGCTCTTGATCTGATCAAGACAGCGGAGGGCGGAGAGATGTTGGCGACGATTAAACAAAATACCAACGAAGTCGTCGGACCGGGCGCCGGTGCTGCCGTGACGCATGCCGTCTGGTTCAAAGTTGTCGAGATCAGGCCGTTGATTTAG
- a CDS encoding antibiotic ABC transporter ATP-binding protein: MSSHFHSENSDEISGRHLDLQLFKRFLLAVHPYRRTAWLSLGMLPILALAKLVQPWLVKEAIDRAIIPGRLELLGLFALLFFVALALEGLLMYWQGYQVQLVGQKIMADMRSAAFAKLPRLPASYYEKNPSGRLVTRVTSDVENVGELFGSGIISALGDIVTLTLIIGVMLWMNLQLALVTFIVLPPLFIAGTLFRRNLRAASRQVRARLAGLNAFVAERIAGIAEVRLFGQECRTLGEFEKLQDDYCQGAIKVINADAALYAVVETLGSIALAAILWYGGGEALRGTTSFGTLVAFIDYAQKFFTPLRDLSAKYSVVQTSNASLERIFELLDQPEEMSGTRSVPAKGTLELEGVSFSYNNDDSTPVLQEIDLRLAPGETIALVGDSGSGKTTVTRLIMGFHLPQIGTIRFGGIALGDVELSSWRQRIGWVGQEPFLFSGSVRENLDPAGRQNDDELATLLQRCGADAIVQRLGGLDAILSERGRNLSSGERQLLCLVRALAGDPQLLILDEATSRLDPESEGVVRRGLQEAGAGRAVLLVAHRLATARHADRIVVLRRGRIRESGSHTDLLAAGGLYARLWRLQQVEGDSETEVPTAPSQQVGLVQRNPTATTT, translated from the coding sequence ATGAGTAGCCATTTCCATAGCGAGAATAGCGACGAGATCAGCGGCCGCCACCTCGACCTCCAGCTCTTCAAGCGCTTCCTGCTCGCGGTACACCCCTACCGGCGGACGGCCTGGCTCTCCCTCGGGATGCTGCCGATCCTCGCCCTCGCCAAACTCGTGCAGCCCTGGTTGGTCAAGGAAGCGATCGACCGCGCCATTATCCCCGGCCGCCTTGAACTCCTCGGCCTCTTTGCCCTCCTCTTCTTCGTTGCCCTCGCCCTCGAAGGCCTCCTCATGTATTGGCAGGGCTATCAAGTGCAGCTGGTTGGGCAGAAGATCATGGCCGATATGCGCAGCGCCGCCTTTGCCAAGCTGCCGCGCCTGCCGGCCAGCTACTATGAAAAAAATCCCTCCGGACGCCTCGTCACCCGCGTCACCAGCGATGTCGAGAATGTCGGCGAACTCTTCGGCTCGGGGATCATCTCCGCTCTCGGTGATATCGTCACCCTGACCCTGATCATCGGCGTCATGCTCTGGATGAATCTCCAGCTCGCCCTCGTCACCTTTATCGTCCTGCCGCCCCTCTTTATCGCCGGCACCCTCTTCCGCCGCAACCTGCGCGCCGCTTCCCGCCAAGTACGGGCCCGTCTCGCCGGGCTTAACGCCTTTGTCGCCGAACGGATCGCCGGGATCGCCGAAGTACGCCTCTTCGGCCAGGAGTGTCGCACCCTCGGCGAATTCGAAAAATTGCAGGACGATTACTGCCAGGGGGCGATCAAGGTGATCAACGCCGACGCCGCCCTCTACGCCGTTGTCGAGACTCTCGGCTCCATTGCCCTGGCCGCGATCCTGTGGTATGGCGGCGGCGAAGCGCTGCGCGGCACCACCAGCTTCGGCACCCTTGTCGCCTTTATCGATTATGCGCAGAAGTTCTTTACGCCGCTACGCGACCTCTCCGCCAAATATTCGGTGGTGCAGACCAGTAATGCTTCGCTGGAGCGGATCTTCGAGCTCCTCGATCAGCCGGAAGAAATGAGCGGGACGCGAAGTGTCCCGGCGAAAGGCACCCTCGAACTCGAAGGCGTCAGCTTCAGTTACAACAACGACGACAGCACCCCGGTATTACAAGAGATCGATCTCCGCCTCGCGCCGGGGGAGACGATTGCGCTGGTCGGCGATTCCGGAAGCGGCAAAACGACCGTAACGCGCCTGATCATGGGCTTTCATCTACCGCAAATCGGCACCATCCGCTTTGGCGGTATTGCCCTCGGCGATGTCGAACTGAGCAGTTGGCGGCAGCGCATCGGCTGGGTCGGCCAAGAACCGTTCCTCTTCTCCGGCAGCGTGCGGGAAAATCTCGACCCCGCCGGCCGCCAAAACGATGATGAACTCGCAACCCTCCTGCAGCGTTGCGGCGCTGACGCCATTGTGCAGCGCCTCGGCGGCCTCGACGCTATCCTTTCGGAACGCGGCCGCAACCTCTCTTCCGGCGAGCGCCAACTCCTCTGCCTGGTGCGGGCGCTGGCCGGCGACCCGCAACTCCTCATCCTCGACGAAGCGACCAGCCGCCTCGATCCCGAGAGCGAAGGCGTCGTCCGCCGCGGCCTTCAGGAAGCCGGTGCCGGTCGCGCCGTCCTCCTCGTCGCGCACCGCCTCGCCACTGCCCGCCACGCCGACCGCATCGTAGTCCTTCGCCGCGGCCGCATCCGCGAATCCGGCAGCCACACCGACCTCCTCGCCGCTGGCGGCCTCTACGCCCGCCTTTGGCGATTGCAGCAGGTAGAGGGAGACAGCGAAACTGAAGTACCCACCGCTCCCTCACAGCAGGTCGGGTTAGTGCAGCGTAACCCGACGGCCACCACGACATGA
- a CDS encoding cytochrome C has product MPVRFLIALVTTVATLGVLYACSSSNYLPAQHPADVGLSHIRPICVDCHESRSDKLAYADFNHTPTFATTHRSVASRSAQVCAMCHQQSFCNECHATGIELKPSLKNQSETFRGMPHRGDYQSRHVIDGRLDPTSCYRCHGNPKASETCRPCHG; this is encoded by the coding sequence ATGCCTGTACGATTTCTCATCGCCCTGGTGACTACGGTCGCGACGCTCGGCGTCCTTTATGCCTGTTCTTCGTCAAACTATCTCCCCGCTCAGCACCCGGCCGATGTAGGGTTGAGCCACATCCGGCCGATCTGTGTCGATTGTCATGAATCACGCAGCGACAAGCTCGCCTATGCCGATTTCAATCACACTCCGACCTTTGCTACCACCCACCGCTCCGTTGCCAGCCGCAGCGCCCAGGTCTGCGCCATGTGTCATCAGCAGAGTTTCTGCAACGAATGCCATGCCACCGGGATTGAGCTCAAACCCTCATTGAAGAATCAGAGCGAGACCTTCCGGGGGATGCCGCATCGCGGTGATTACCAGAGTCGCCACGTGATCGACGGTCGCCTCGATCCGACCTCCTGCTATCGTTGTCACGGTAACCCGAAAGCGTCCGAGACCTGCAGACCCTGTCACGGTTAA